A stretch of Flavobacteriales bacterium DNA encodes these proteins:
- a CDS encoding 4Fe-4S dicluster domain-containing protein, which yields MAIKITDECINCGACEPECPNNAIYEGGAEWRFSDGTSVKGEFKGFSGFTADADAAQEPKEMDVYYIVTDKCTECVGFHDEPQCAAVCPVDCCVADEDNEHTEAENLQKKASLHL from the coding sequence ATGGCTATCAAGATAACAGACGAGTGTATAAACTGTGGGGCGTGCGAGCCAGAATGCCCAAATAATGCGATATACGAAGGCGGTGCCGAGTGGCGCTTTTCAGATGGTACATCTGTAAAAGGCGAGTTCAAAGGCTTCAGCGGTTTTACAGCCGATGCCGATGCAGCCCAAGAACCAAAGGAAATGGATGTGTATTACATCGTTACAGATAAATGCACGGAGTGTGTCGGTTTTCACGATGAACCGCAGTGCGCGGCCGTTTGCCCAGTAGATTGCTGTGTTGCCGATGAGGATAACGAACATACAGAAGCGGAAAACCTTCAGAAAAAAGCATCGCTTCACCTTTAG
- a CDS encoding acyl-CoA reductase encodes MNHQQRTEAFIRLGEVLKSVATDAQESDWAAAFNLAEAKNRWFTQENMALALRGIAYMLQPEKLEKWLSVYGELPETGGKKVGLIMAGNIPLVGFHDLLCVLMSGNEAVVKTSSQDEVLPKKLVETIAEISPELAARIELIDGKMEGFTHVIATGSDNSARYFEYYFGKYPNIIRKNRNSIAIINGDESLDELRALGKDIFRYFGLGCRNVSKVYLSDKMDPKTFLATLEDWKPIGNHIKYFNNYEYHKAIFLVEKMAHLDNGFLLLREDASLGCPVGVLHFQTYGTIDQMKAEVKIHADEIQCVVASDKLGFEHSVPFGKAQSPELWDYADGVDTMTFLLL; translated from the coding sequence ATGAATCATCAACAACGGACTGAAGCATTTATTCGATTGGGAGAAGTGCTAAAATCGGTGGCAACCGATGCGCAGGAAAGCGATTGGGCTGCGGCTTTCAATCTTGCCGAGGCAAAGAACCGCTGGTTTACGCAAGAGAACATGGCGTTGGCCTTGCGCGGAATTGCCTACATGTTGCAACCGGAGAAATTGGAAAAGTGGCTTTCGGTTTACGGTGAGCTTCCTGAAACGGGTGGAAAGAAGGTAGGATTGATCATGGCGGGGAATATTCCGTTGGTTGGATTTCATGATCTTTTGTGCGTGCTGATGTCGGGCAATGAGGCGGTGGTTAAAACTTCTTCACAAGACGAAGTGCTGCCGAAGAAATTGGTGGAAACCATTGCAGAGATAAGTCCTGAACTAGCTGCACGCATTGAGCTGATTGATGGTAAGATGGAAGGTTTTACACATGTAATTGCCACTGGAAGTGACAACAGCGCGCGCTACTTTGAGTATTATTTTGGAAAGTACCCGAACATCATCCGCAAGAACAGGAATTCGATTGCTATCATCAACGGAGATGAATCGCTAGATGAACTGCGCGCTTTGGGAAAAGATATTTTCCGCTATTTCGGATTGGGCTGTCGCAACGTTTCTAAGGTTTACCTGTCCGATAAAATGGATCCGAAAACGTTTTTGGCTACGCTAGAGGATTGGAAACCGATCGGTAATCACATCAAGTATTTCAATAATTACGAGTACCACAAGGCCATTTTTCTGGTTGAGAAAATGGCACATTTAGATAATGGTTTCCTGCTGCTGCGCGAGGATGCGAGTTTGGGCTGTCCTGTTGGCGTGCTGCACTTTCAGACTTATGGAACTATTGATCAGATGAAGGCCGAAGTGAAAATCCATGCGGACGAAATCCAATGCGTGGTGGCTTCTGATAAACTTGGTTTCGAGCATTCTGTTCCCTTCGGAAAGGCGCAATCTCCAGAATTGTGGGATTATGCAGATGGGGTTGATACGATGACGTTTTTGCTTTTGTAG
- a CDS encoding T9SS type A sorting domain-containing protein, with protein sequence MKKVAFLLIFICLSISSANATHNRAGYVAYTHISGFTYQVEVTTYTVPDSPADRPMLIVNWGDGQLDTIPRTNGNGNGVVLLPGVKENKYVAQHTYPGLGYYALSMEDPNRNGGILNVPNSINVPFAIQSELRITNTNDFNNSTKPTAIITPYAFAGIPFVRNLAFYDPDADFLSFELTTPRGENGQFIPGYSVPNGVSVNPLNGDFVWDSPQEQGEYNFAMIVSEYRNSEFVGSVTVDFQVTVYPEDFTGIISGTSGWPTNASNDFAITVEPDQSIDLGLVYSDPLQNSVEMEAFGEPFLFGNTASFNSDSSGSHYVANTFNWTPSQEDMRCAPYIVSFRGTSSSNQSTDVSLLIYVHDQATQANPDCFVFAGIDEESDNQTRRASLYPNPIVESVSITFSDEHIFDFTFEVFNASGALVYTQSGSTNRTLILNEHFASGLYFYNVSFSDRKIEQGKVVVQ encoded by the coding sequence ATGAAAAAGGTCGCCTTTCTACTCATATTCATTTGTCTATCCATTTCCTCGGCAAATGCGACTCACAATCGAGCAGGTTATGTTGCTTACACGCATATTTCTGGTTTCACATATCAAGTTGAGGTTACCACCTACACTGTTCCAGACAGCCCTGCGGATAGGCCAATGCTGATAGTAAATTGGGGTGATGGGCAATTGGATACGATTCCACGCACCAACGGCAATGGAAATGGAGTGGTTCTTTTACCTGGAGTGAAGGAAAACAAGTATGTGGCACAACACACATATCCAGGACTCGGCTATTATGCTCTTTCTATGGAAGACCCCAACAGGAATGGCGGAATTCTCAATGTTCCGAACTCGATAAATGTTCCTTTTGCCATTCAAAGCGAGTTGAGAATAACTAACACGAACGACTTTAATAATTCAACCAAGCCAACTGCAATTATAACTCCCTATGCATTTGCTGGGATTCCGTTCGTTAGAAACCTCGCATTTTATGACCCAGATGCAGACTTTCTTTCATTCGAATTAACAACTCCACGTGGAGAAAATGGTCAGTTTATTCCTGGATATTCTGTTCCTAACGGAGTATCGGTGAATCCATTGAACGGAGATTTTGTGTGGGATTCTCCCCAAGAACAAGGCGAATACAATTTTGCCATGATCGTAAGTGAATATCGTAATAGTGAATTTGTTGGTTCTGTAACCGTAGATTTTCAAGTGACCGTTTACCCCGAGGATTTCACGGGAATAATTTCCGGAACTTCAGGCTGGCCCACGAATGCAAGCAATGATTTTGCGATTACAGTTGAACCAGATCAAAGTATTGATTTAGGCTTGGTTTACAGCGACCCATTACAGAATTCTGTTGAGATGGAGGCTTTTGGCGAACCATTTCTTTTTGGCAACACCGCCTCGTTCAATTCGGATTCTTCAGGAAGTCATTACGTGGCCAACACGTTCAATTGGACACCATCCCAAGAGGACATGAGATGTGCACCGTACATCGTTAGCTTTCGGGGAACATCAAGTAGCAATCAGTCTACGGATGTTTCATTGCTTATTTACGTCCATGATCAAGCCACTCAGGCAAACCCTGATTGTTTTGTGTTTGCAGGAATTGACGAAGAATCAGACAACCAAACAAGAAGGGCTTCACTTTATCCGAATCCGATAGTAGAATCTGTAAGCATCACCTTCTCTGACGAGCATATTTTCGACTTCACCTTTGAAGTATTCAATGCATCAGGAGCACTTGTCTATACCCAATCTGGCTCAACGAATCGAACACTTATTCTGAATGAGCATTTTGCTTCAGGATTGTATTTCTACAATGTGAGTTTTTCAGATAGGAAGATTGAACAGGGAAAAGTGGTCGTTCAATAA
- a CDS encoding Maf family nucleotide pyrophosphatase: protein MLNLQGKQLILASASPRRKWLMEELGLEFSIQPKNVEEVYPDDLEREEIPLYLSKLKANAFSEDELEGKIILTADTIVWLNDKELQKPVDLEDAKRMIRQLSGTTHEVYTAITVRTSSKTISDFDRTEVHFRELTEDEIEFYVQKYKPLDKAGAYGIQEWIGYVGIDRIFGCYFNVMGLPLRKVYAALNSLSA, encoded by the coding sequence ATGCTTAATCTTCAGGGAAAACAACTGATCCTTGCTTCGGCATCGCCACGCAGAAAGTGGCTGATGGAAGAATTGGGGCTTGAGTTTTCGATTCAGCCAAAGAACGTGGAGGAAGTTTATCCGGATGATCTGGAGCGGGAAGAGATTCCGTTGTACTTATCGAAACTGAAAGCCAACGCTTTTTCGGAAGATGAATTAGAAGGAAAGATCATTCTCACGGCCGATACCATTGTTTGGCTGAACGATAAAGAACTTCAGAAGCCTGTTGATCTCGAAGATGCCAAGCGCATGATCCGTCAACTTTCGGGTACAACGCATGAGGTTTATACGGCAATTACCGTACGAACTTCGAGCAAGACCATTTCAGATTTTGACCGCACAGAAGTACATTTCAGAGAACTGACTGAAGACGAAATTGAATTCTACGTGCAGAAATACAAACCATTGGACAAGGCTGGTGCATACGGCATTCAAGAATGGATCGGTTATGTGGGCATTGACCGAATTTTCGGCTGCTACTTCAACGTGATGGGCTTGCCGCTAAGGAAGGTTTATGCGGCATTGAATTCGCTTAGCGCATAA
- a CDS encoding geranylgeranylglycerol-phosphate geranylgeranyltransferase, which produces MTYLRLVRWPNLLMVGLIFVLAKTQIVDPISELLQIDSCLSVLDWLLFSLATVLIAASGNVVNDIFDQDIDRINKPDKRIVGNLISEEKAWNFYYALGSAGLGIGMYLCRNLGNVSNSLIFMLAAGGLYFYSYSYKRQLLIGNVVVALLAGLVPFMPMYFYMMCNPDGWMQLPWSPILIAFAFFSFISTLIREIIKDMEDIKGDQLLRCQTLPIVIGIKPTKAIVVFLIAVLMLAIGKFQWAWWQENDLIIFFYFLLGVQLPALALAMQVARSISETDFHKSSTLAKVLMVGGILAMPIFRTLF; this is translated from the coding sequence ATGACTTACCTCCGTTTGGTAAGATGGCCCAACCTGCTGATGGTAGGGCTGATCTTTGTGTTGGCCAAAACACAAATTGTAGATCCGATTTCTGAGCTACTACAGATCGATTCGTGTTTATCAGTTCTCGATTGGCTTCTTTTTAGTTTGGCCACGGTGCTGATTGCCGCATCAGGCAATGTGGTGAACGACATTTTTGACCAAGACATTGACCGCATCAATAAGCCCGATAAGCGGATTGTAGGAAACCTTATTTCGGAAGAAAAGGCTTGGAATTTCTATTACGCGCTTGGCTCAGCTGGTCTTGGAATTGGCATGTATCTGTGCAGGAATTTGGGTAACGTTTCCAACTCGCTCATATTCATGCTGGCCGCTGGAGGTCTTTATTTTTACTCGTATTCGTACAAGCGGCAATTGCTTATTGGCAATGTGGTTGTGGCGTTGCTAGCCGGACTGGTGCCATTCATGCCCATGTATTTTTACATGATGTGCAATCCGGATGGATGGATGCAATTGCCTTGGTCGCCCATTCTTATTGCGTTTGCATTCTTCTCGTTCATTTCTACGCTAATCCGCGAAATAATCAAAGACATGGAAGACATAAAAGGCGATCAATTACTGCGCTGCCAAACGCTGCCGATCGTTATCGGCATCAAACCAACCAAAGCGATTGTCGTGTTCCTGATTGCAGTGCTAATGTTGGCGATAGGGAAATTTCAATGGGCTTGGTGGCAAGAGAATGACCTGATCATATTCTTCTATTTCCTGCTTGGCGTGCAACTTCCAGCCTTGGCTTTGGCGATGCAAGTGGCAAGAAGCATTTCGGAAACTGATTTCCACAAAAGCAGCACGTTAGCCAAGGTTTTGATGGTTGGTGGAATTCTGGCCATGCCCATATTCAGAACCTTATTCTAA
- a CDS encoding OmpH family outer membrane protein: MKNLSLAINAILAVAIAVLFYFEFSGRRPEGRKNSVDAAVIDSVSSKLKIAYVNTDSIWNGYKLIIDIKSDLEVERMKSENKVEQRSNLLQNQLEQMARELQTKAADFEQRAQGMNEVLRNNKMQELQSLQQNAQAFSQEADQEIGLLQQSLQEKLMEKELKGTKEVQDNIKAFLKTYNEDYGFTYVLAYSSEAGGILLGDPALDITRDVLAGLNAIYDEDKAAEKAAQK, translated from the coding sequence ATGAAAAATCTTTCGCTCGCGATAAACGCGATTCTGGCCGTTGCAATTGCCGTGTTGTTTTACTTCGAATTTTCGGGACGCAGGCCTGAAGGCCGTAAGAATTCGGTGGATGCTGCGGTGATCGACAGCGTTTCGAGCAAGCTGAAAATTGCTTACGTGAACACGGATTCGATCTGGAATGGCTACAAACTGATCATCGACATTAAGTCTGATCTGGAAGTTGAGCGTATGAAAAGCGAGAACAAGGTGGAGCAACGTTCGAACCTTTTGCAAAATCAGCTGGAACAGATGGCGAGAGAATTGCAGACGAAAGCGGCCGATTTTGAGCAGCGCGCTCAGGGAATGAACGAGGTTTTGCGAAACAATAAGATGCAAGAATTGCAAAGTTTGCAGCAGAATGCGCAGGCTTTCTCTCAGGAAGCTGACCAAGAAATTGGCCTGTTGCAACAATCGCTTCAGGAAAAATTGATGGAAAAGGAGTTGAAGGGAACGAAGGAAGTGCAAGACAACATCAAGGCATTTTTGAAGACCTACAACGAAGATTACGGTTTCACCTACGTGCTTGCTTATTCGAGCGAAGCAGGTGGCATTCTACTTGGAGATCCGGCCTTGGACATTACACGTGATGTGTTGGCCGGGCTGAACGCCATTTATGACGAGGATAAAGCTGCTGAGAAGGCAGCCCAAAAGTAA
- a CDS encoding pyruvate dehydrogenase complex E1 component subunit beta has translation MKEVQFREALREAMSEEMRRDETVFLIGEEVAEYNGAYKVSQGMLDEFGEKRVIDTPIAELGFAGIAVGAAMNGLRPIVEFMTFNFSLVAIDQVINSAAKMLHMSAGQFGAPMVFRGPTGSAGQLGAQHSQAFESWYANCPGLKVVVPSNPADAKGLLKSAIRDNDPVIFMESEQMYGDKGMIPEGEYLIPIGKANVVRKGKDVTIVSFGKIMKVALEAAEQLAKDGIEAEVIDLRTVRPIDYATIIESVKKTNRMVVVEEAWPLASISSELTYNVQKDAFDYMDAPVKRITCKDTPLAYAPAFVEEWLPNVADTIAAVKDVLYVK, from the coding sequence ATGAAAGAAGTACAGTTCAGAGAAGCGCTTCGCGAAGCGATGAGTGAGGAAATGAGAAGAGACGAAACCGTCTTTTTGATTGGCGAAGAAGTGGCCGAATACAATGGCGCTTACAAGGTAAGTCAAGGTATGTTGGATGAGTTTGGCGAGAAACGAGTGATTGACACGCCCATTGCAGAACTTGGCTTTGCCGGCATTGCGGTTGGCGCTGCCATGAACGGTCTTCGTCCGATTGTGGAATTCATGACCTTCAATTTCTCACTTGTGGCAATTGACCAAGTGATCAACTCAGCTGCAAAGATGTTGCACATGTCTGCAGGGCAATTCGGTGCGCCAATGGTTTTCCGTGGGCCAACTGGTTCTGCTGGACAGTTAGGTGCGCAGCACTCGCAAGCTTTTGAAAGTTGGTACGCCAACTGCCCTGGATTGAAGGTGGTTGTTCCTTCCAATCCTGCTGATGCAAAAGGATTATTGAAATCGGCTATTCGCGATAACGACCCTGTGATCTTTATGGAAAGTGAGCAGATGTATGGCGATAAAGGGATGATTCCTGAAGGGGAATATCTGATTCCGATTGGCAAAGCAAATGTGGTGCGAAAGGGAAAAGATGTAACAATCGTTTCCTTCGGGAAGATCATGAAAGTGGCGTTGGAAGCTGCCGAACAATTGGCGAAAGACGGCATTGAAGCTGAAGTAATTGACCTGAGAACCGTTCGGCCAATTGATTACGCGACCATTATTGAGTCTGTGAAAAAGACCAACAGAATGGTTGTGGTTGAAGAGGCTTGGCCATTGGCATCCATCTCATCCGAACTGACCTATAATGTTCAGAAAGATGCGTTCGATTATATGGATGCGCCTGTGAAACGCATTACGTGTAAGGATACTCCGTTGGCTTACGCTCCAGCTTTTGTAGAAGAGTGGCTACCGAATGTTGCAGATACGATTGCGGCTGTAAAAGACGTGCTATACGTGAAGTAG
- a CDS encoding type II toxin-antitoxin system RelE/ParE family toxin — protein MKVVITETALTNLERGLNFMRKKHPEHLCLEVGETVIRSTNKLAENPNVGQLEPILDELELGHRRIIVGHFKIIYRVI, from the coding sequence GTGAAGGTGGTGATCACCGAAACTGCGCTGACAAATCTAGAGCGTGGTTTGAATTTCATGCGAAAGAAACATCCCGAGCACCTTTGTCTGGAAGTAGGAGAAACCGTAATCCGTTCGACCAATAAATTGGCAGAAAACCCGAACGTTGGACAACTTGAACCTATTTTGGACGAACTTGAATTAGGTCATCGTAGAATAATTGTCGGACATTTTAAGATCATCTATCGAGTGATCTAG
- the lpxB gene encoding lipid-A-disaccharide synthase, translating into MKFFVIAGEASGDMHGANLVKAIKQIAPNAHFEGFGGQRLEAEGMKVIRPLEKLNFMGFLEVVQNLGTVRENFKICKKALTENKPDAIILIDYPGFNLRMAKWAKQRGIKVFYYISPQVWAWKESRVKQMKKNIDRLMVILPFEKEFFVKHGMDVDFVGHPLIDEIEARNQKLEIRKEKVIALLPGSREQEIKHILPEMLAVMEHFPDYHFMIGKAPGRTAAFYQSRFNLGNAKVFEDGTYKLLARSKAALVASGTATLETGLLKVPQVVCYKASGISVRIARSLIKVPYISLVNLILDKPAVKELIQSELNTDAIVAELKRLLNDEKAQAAMQKDYDNLWNALGSGGASKRAAKSIVNDL; encoded by the coding sequence ATGAAGTTTTTTGTCATAGCTGGTGAGGCTTCGGGCGATATGCACGGAGCCAATCTTGTGAAGGCTATTAAGCAGATTGCGCCCAATGCGCATTTTGAAGGCTTTGGCGGGCAGCGATTGGAAGCTGAAGGAATGAAGGTGATTCGTCCTTTGGAAAAGCTCAACTTCATGGGCTTTTTGGAGGTGGTTCAGAACCTTGGAACCGTTCGAGAGAATTTCAAGATCTGCAAGAAAGCGTTGACGGAAAACAAGCCAGATGCGATTATTCTAATCGATTATCCGGGTTTCAATCTGCGAATGGCGAAATGGGCCAAACAGCGCGGCATCAAGGTTTTCTATTACATCTCGCCACAGGTTTGGGCTTGGAAAGAAAGTCGTGTGAAACAAATGAAGAAAAACATTGACCGATTGATGGTGATTCTTCCATTTGAGAAGGAATTCTTCGTGAAGCATGGAATGGACGTTGATTTTGTTGGACATCCATTGATTGATGAGATAGAAGCACGAAATCAGAAACTCGAAATTCGAAAAGAAAAGGTGATTGCGCTCTTGCCTGGTTCTCGGGAACAGGAGATCAAACACATTCTGCCAGAAATGTTGGCCGTGATGGAACACTTTCCTGATTATCATTTCATGATCGGTAAGGCACCGGGAAGGACGGCCGCGTTCTATCAATCGCGTTTCAATTTGGGGAATGCGAAGGTTTTTGAAGATGGAACATACAAGTTGCTTGCGCGATCCAAAGCTGCGCTAGTTGCTTCAGGCACAGCTACACTGGAAACAGGACTTCTGAAAGTGCCGCAAGTTGTCTGCTACAAAGCGAGTGGCATTTCGGTGCGCATTGCACGGAGTTTGATAAAGGTGCCATACATCTCGTTGGTGAATTTGATTCTGGATAAACCTGCGGTGAAGGAATTGATTCAATCGGAACTAAACACAGATGCAATTGTTGCTGAATTGAAGAGGCTGTTGAATGATGAGAAAGCCCAAGCAGCGATGCAGAAGGATTACGATAATCTTTGGAATGCACTTGGAAGCGGTGGCGCTTCTAAACGGGCAGCGAAGTCAATCGTGAATGACCTGTAG
- the surE gene encoding 5'/3'-nucleotidase SurE, giving the protein MTKTRPLILAVNDDGITAPGIQAMVAAAQELAEVVVVAPDSPQSGMGHAITLNKPLRLDKVEYHGESIGYQCSGTPVDCVKIAIDKILHRKPDLVISGINHGANHSINVIYSGTMSAAMEGAIEGIPSVGFSLLNYALDADFTASKHFVKMIIKNMLHFGMPTGTLLNVNIPDLPLDQIKGVKICRQANAKWEEEFDERLDPHGRKYYWLTGAFANYDKGADTDVWALNNGYVSAVPVQFDLTAHHAMPRLNDWDLG; this is encoded by the coding sequence ATGACAAAGACGCGACCTCTGATACTTGCCGTGAATGATGATGGAATAACTGCACCGGGCATTCAGGCGATGGTGGCAGCTGCGCAGGAACTGGCTGAAGTGGTTGTGGTAGCGCCAGACAGTCCACAGAGCGGAATGGGACACGCCATCACGTTAAACAAACCTTTGCGTTTAGATAAAGTGGAATATCACGGAGAAAGCATTGGCTACCAATGCAGCGGAACGCCTGTTGATTGTGTGAAGATCGCGATTGACAAGATCCTACACCGAAAGCCTGATCTTGTGATTTCGGGCATCAATCATGGAGCGAATCACTCCATCAATGTGATCTACAGTGGAACCATGTCGGCAGCAATGGAAGGTGCGATTGAGGGAATTCCATCCGTAGGATTTTCACTTCTGAATTACGCGTTGGATGCTGATTTTACAGCATCGAAGCATTTTGTGAAGATGATCATCAAGAACATGCTTCATTTTGGAATGCCAACTGGAACGCTGCTGAATGTGAACATTCCGGATTTACCATTAGATCAGATAAAAGGTGTGAAGATCTGCCGACAGGCAAATGCCAAATGGGAAGAAGAATTTGACGAACGCCTCGATCCGCACGGACGTAAATACTATTGGCTAACAGGTGCGTTTGCAAACTATGATAAAGGCGCTGATACCGATGTTTGGGCGCTCAACAATGGCTATGTTTCTGCTGTTCCGGTTCAGTTTGATCTGACCGCACACCACGCCATGCCTCGTTTGAATGATTGGGATCTGGGATGA
- a CDS encoding Hsp20/alpha crystallin family protein, with the protein MTLVKVRKPNSTFPSIFDEFWKEWPGTNNTTEWVPAANIKEEETKYHVELSAPGYKKENINVAVEDDTLTISGEVKVENEETKENYVKREFRSGNFKRSFNLNGMVDVDKIDAKYEDGILRIDLPKVANEVKKLKEIKVG; encoded by the coding sequence ATGACACTCGTAAAAGTTAGAAAACCGAACAGTACGTTTCCATCCATCTTCGATGAATTTTGGAAAGAATGGCCAGGAACCAACAACACAACCGAATGGGTTCCAGCGGCCAACATTAAGGAAGAAGAAACCAAGTATCACGTAGAGCTTTCTGCTCCAGGCTACAAGAAAGAGAACATCAATGTGGCTGTAGAAGATGACACCTTGACCATTTCTGGAGAGGTTAAAGTTGAGAACGAAGAGACAAAAGAGAACTACGTGAAACGTGAGTTCAGAAGCGGAAACTTCAAGCGAAGTTTCAACCTGAACGGAATGGTGGATGTAGATAAGATTGATGCTAAGTACGAAGACGGCATCTTGAGAATCGACCTTCCGAAAGTGGCGAATGAGGTGAAGAAACTCAAGGAGATCAAAGTGGGATAA
- a CDS encoding zinc metallopeptidase produces MFGFDPILLGLVIVFAIIGFAVSRRLKSVFEEYSKMPLSSGMTGAQVAEKMLRDNNIYDVKIESVPGKLTDHYNPANKTVNLSPEVYSGRNVSAAAVAAHECGHAVQHAVEYPWLQMRSTLVPIVNFSSRALNFVYIAMFILAFVANLYKEMLLLIIIFQTAITLFSVITLPVEMDASNRALVWLNNSNITRGKEHEAATTALNWAGRTYIVAALASITTLLYYVMRYMGSRD; encoded by the coding sequence ATGTTTGGATTTGATCCCATCCTCTTAGGTCTCGTGATCGTATTCGCGATCATCGGATTTGCCGTAAGCAGACGCTTGAAGTCTGTATTTGAAGAATATTCGAAGATGCCCTTGAGTTCTGGAATGACCGGAGCGCAGGTGGCAGAGAAGATGCTTCGTGATAATAACATCTATGATGTGAAGATAGAAAGCGTACCCGGTAAGTTGACCGACCACTACAATCCGGCCAACAAAACGGTGAACCTGAGCCCTGAAGTTTATTCTGGAAGAAACGTTTCTGCAGCAGCTGTTGCCGCTCACGAATGCGGCCACGCGGTGCAGCATGCCGTTGAATATCCTTGGCTGCAAATGCGTTCTACCTTGGTACCAATCGTCAATTTCAGTTCACGTGCTTTGAACTTCGTTTACATCGCCATGTTCATCTTGGCCTTTGTTGCCAATCTTTATAAAGAGATGTTACTGCTGATCATAATTTTCCAAACGGCCATCACGCTATTCTCAGTGATTACGCTTCCTGTAGAAATGGACGCAAGTAACCGAGCGCTGGTTTGGTTGAACAACAGCAACATCACACGCGGCAAGGAACACGAAGCAGCTACCACTGCGCTGAATTGGGCCGGTAGAACCTACATCGTTGCTGCCTTGGCTTCTATCACTACGCTCCTTTATTACGTTATGCGTTACATGGGAAGTAGAGATTGA
- a CDS encoding ABC transporter ATP-binding protein, whose amino-acid sequence MNKLVIQNLSKTYPNGVKALDNVSIEIENGMFGLLGPNGAGKSSLMRTLATLQEADGGTATLNEIDIFNDPNELRKVLGYLPQEFGVYPRITAEQLLDHIAILKGISKSSERKELVNYLLDKVNLYENRNKSVKGFSGGMKQRVGIAQALIGSPKLIIVDEPTAGLDPGERNRFYNLLADVGKDVIVILSTHIVDDVRELCTKMAIMNGGKLVFHGAPQTAIDELDGKVYQKVVEREELESYAANYAVISNKMVGGKPFIHVFSETDPQNGFEPVKPNLEDVFFSKINTGNVLV is encoded by the coding sequence ATGAACAAACTGGTTATCCAAAATCTATCGAAGACCTACCCGAACGGGGTAAAGGCCTTGGATAATGTTTCCATTGAAATTGAGAACGGCATGTTCGGGCTTTTGGGGCCGAACGGTGCGGGCAAGTCATCGCTGATGCGCACCTTGGCCACGCTGCAAGAAGCAGACGGTGGAACGGCTACGCTGAACGAAATTGACATTTTCAATGACCCGAATGAACTACGCAAGGTGCTGGGTTATCTGCCGCAGGAATTCGGGGTTTATCCGCGGATAACAGCCGAACAATTGCTGGACCATATTGCCATTCTGAAGGGCATTTCGAAATCATCGGAACGGAAAGAATTGGTGAATTACCTTTTGGATAAGGTGAACTTATACGAGAATCGGAATAAGAGCGTAAAAGGCTTTTCGGGCGGAATGAAGCAGCGTGTGGGTATTGCGCAGGCGCTTATTGGAAGCCCGAAGTTGATCATTGTAGATGAACCGACCGCTGGTTTGGATCCAGGCGAACGCAACCGTTTTTACAACCTGCTGGCCGATGTGGGCAAGGATGTGATCGTGATCCTATCGACCCATATTGTGGATGATGTGCGCGAACTCTGCACCAAAATGGCCATTATGAATGGCGGTAAATTGGTGTTTCATGGTGCACCACAAACGGCCATTGACGAACTGGACGGCAAGGTTTACCAGAAAGTGGTGGAACGCGAAGAATTGGAAAGCTATGCTGCCAACTATGCGGTGATATCGAACAAGATGGTGGGCGGAAAACCCTTCATCCATGTGTTCAGCGAAACGGATCCGCAGAACGGTTTTGAACCGGTGAAACCGAATTTGGAAGATGTGTTCTTCTCGAAGATAAACACAGGCAACGTTCTCGTTTAA